Proteins found in one Solitalea lacus genomic segment:
- a CDS encoding response regulator, whose protein sequence is MQYKLLLADDHELLLEGLCSILRDLSNITVVATAKNGLEVISGIMLHQPHLVLLDLNMPTFDGMQCLQSIKKDFHDVKVLVLTNYNQPELVNEVKKLGANGFMVKNSTAAELAYAIQCVLSGKQHFPTENKTDSVIKNSVFFDGFLRKYQLTKREVNIILQICEGQNTKQIADKLFLSEFTVNTHRRNIMKKLDLKNVTNLILFAKNNQLI, encoded by the coding sequence ATGCAATATAAATTATTACTTGCCGACGATCATGAATTGCTGTTAGAAGGCCTTTGCTCCATTTTACGGGATTTATCAAATATCACCGTGGTTGCAACTGCAAAAAATGGCTTAGAGGTTATTTCAGGAATCATGCTTCATCAGCCACATTTAGTATTACTAGACCTGAATATGCCTACTTTTGATGGCATGCAATGCTTACAAAGCATAAAAAAAGATTTTCATGATGTTAAAGTTTTGGTTCTCACCAACTACAACCAACCCGAACTTGTTAATGAAGTAAAAAAACTGGGGGCAAACGGGTTTATGGTAAAAAACTCTACTGCTGCAGAATTAGCGTACGCAATTCAATGCGTTTTGTCAGGAAAACAACATTTTCCTACAGAAAACAAAACTGACAGTGTCATCAAAAACTCTGTTTTCTTCGATGGATTCTTAAGAAAATACCAACTCACCAAAAGAGAAGTAAATATTATCCTTCAAATTTGCGAAGGTCAAAACACCAAGCAGATAGCCGACAAATTGTTTTTAAGCGAATTTACAGTAAATACACACCGCAGAAACATTATGAAAAAACTTGATTTAAAAAATGTAACAAACCTAATTCTCTTTGCAAAGAATAACCAGTTAATTTAA
- the aceB gene encoding malate synthase A: MEQTTTGYLVEINKDNNGLAATLLTPEAIDFLVTLHQHFEHERRELLILRMERQRDINNGKLPDFLKETEKVRKDTWKVAPIPADIQNRKVEITGPTDKKMIINALNSGANVFMADFEDATTPTWDNILSGQQNLKDAIRRTIDFETEEGKQYKLNEKTSVLMVRPRGWHLTEAHFKIENRPMSASLFDFGLYFFHNARKLMSQGTAPYFYLPKLESHLEARLWNQVFEFAQEYMSIPRGTVKATVLIETILAAFEMDEILYELKEHAAGLNAGRWDYIFSVIKKFRMVQSFVLPDRSLVTMRVPFMRAYTQLLVQTCHKRGAHAIGGMAAFIPNRKDEEATHLALDKVKDDKEFEAQNGFDGTWVAHPDLIPIAKNAFDEVLNGKPHQKNVLVEDRVITAKELLNISSAGNTITEQGVRTNVNVGIRYIASWLNGIGAAGINNLMEDAATAEISRAQIWQWVRHGCITDQWKLIDRHYVNDIIDEERAKIKEEVGFERYHSENYMLAGCLFHDLVFSKQFPEFLTLQAYFYIQQND; the protein is encoded by the coding sequence ATGGAGCAGACTACTACAGGTTATTTGGTTGAGATCAACAAAGATAACAACGGCCTCGCAGCAACATTACTTACCCCAGAAGCTATTGACTTTTTGGTTACATTACACCAGCATTTCGAACATGAACGACGCGAATTACTTATTCTCCGTATGGAGCGTCAGCGTGATATTAACAATGGCAAACTTCCTGATTTTTTAAAAGAAACAGAGAAAGTCAGAAAAGACACCTGGAAAGTAGCTCCTATTCCAGCCGATATACAGAATCGTAAAGTTGAAATAACTGGCCCTACGGATAAGAAAATGATAATTAATGCGCTTAATTCTGGCGCTAATGTATTCATGGCCGATTTTGAAGATGCCACCACTCCTACTTGGGACAACATTCTTTCCGGACAGCAAAACTTAAAGGATGCCATTAGAAGAACAATTGATTTTGAAACTGAAGAAGGAAAACAATATAAATTAAATGAAAAAACTTCCGTATTAATGGTTCGCCCACGCGGGTGGCACTTAACAGAAGCCCACTTCAAAATTGAGAATCGGCCTATGTCTGCCTCTCTATTCGATTTTGGACTATACTTTTTCCATAATGCCCGTAAATTAATGAGTCAAGGAACGGCTCCTTACTTCTATTTACCAAAACTTGAAAGTCATTTAGAGGCCCGTCTGTGGAACCAGGTATTTGAGTTTGCTCAGGAATATATGAGCATTCCGCGCGGAACAGTAAAAGCCACTGTTTTAATAGAGACCATTTTAGCCGCATTTGAAATGGATGAAATTTTATACGAATTGAAGGAGCATGCAGCAGGTTTAAATGCAGGAAGATGGGACTATATTTTCAGTGTTATCAAAAAATTCCGCATGGTACAATCCTTTGTCCTTCCCGACCGTTCCTTGGTTACCATGCGTGTTCCATTTATGCGTGCCTATACACAACTATTAGTTCAAACTTGTCATAAACGCGGCGCACATGCAATTGGGGGCATGGCAGCTTTTATTCCTAACAGAAAAGATGAAGAAGCTACCCATTTAGCTTTAGACAAAGTTAAAGATGACAAAGAATTTGAAGCTCAAAACGGCTTTGATGGCACTTGGGTGGCCCATCCTGATTTAATACCAATTGCCAAAAATGCTTTCGATGAAGTGCTAAATGGTAAACCTCATCAAAAAAATGTTTTGGTTGAAGACAGGGTAATAACGGCTAAAGAGCTACTGAACATCTCATCTGCCGGCAATACCATTACCGAGCAAGGCGTACGCACAAATGTAAACGTTGGCATTCGCTATATCGCGTCATGGTTAAACGGAATTGGGGCAGCCGGTATCAACAACTTAATGGAAGATGCTGCCACTGCTGAAATTTCACGTGCACAAATCTGGCAATGGGTTCGTCACGGCTGTATAACTGATCAATGGAAACTCATTGACCGTCATTATGTGAATGATATTATTGACGAAGAAAGAGCAAAGATTAAAGAAGAAGTAGGTTTTGAGAGATATCATTCA
- a CDS encoding methylglyoxal synthase, whose translation MEIAIIAHDGKKDEMLVFLNHYIEIFKQEHIQLIATGTTGKRAEEMGLKVHRYLSGPLGGDAQIAARVAEGKTNMVLFFRDPLNAHPHEPDIMMLMRQCDVHNVPLASNPATAELLIQSIALFGE comes from the coding sequence ATGGAAATTGCAATTATAGCACACGACGGAAAGAAAGATGAAATGCTGGTTTTTTTGAACCATTACATTGAAATATTTAAACAAGAACATATTCAATTAATTGCAACCGGAACAACCGGCAAAAGAGCTGAAGAGATGGGCTTAAAGGTTCATCGTTATCTTTCAGGGCCGCTGGGTGGAGATGCTCAGATTGCTGCCCGTGTTGCCGAGGGCAAAACCAACATGGTTCTATTCTTTCGCGATCCGTTAAATGCCCACCCTCACGAACCAGATATCATGATGTTAATGCGTCAATGCGATGTTCACAATGTGCCATTAGCCAGTAATCCTGCCACTGCCGAATTACTTATACAGTCAATTGCCCTTTTTGGGGAATAG
- a CDS encoding chromophore lyase CpcT/CpeT: MKAHSMRKFILLVLLCLSASGLFAQKLSKELKQLRENLSGKFTNEDQTRFNPAYKPESFIMKQVWPERTDGLWFYGEQAVVDSVKNPYKQFVWHVTQTDQNRFLVEVFALNNPKQVIVEWKGKPPLLANNIDESKLTKETCVMYIVRKTMIEFTGGTREKTCIATLNGAAYKTIEFYSSESTLMWWERGFNAGEQLVFGPEKGGIIYRKTEQFNY, encoded by the coding sequence ATGAAAGCACATTCTATGAGAAAGTTCATTTTATTAGTGTTGCTTTGTTTGTCTGCGTCGGGGCTTTTTGCACAAAAGTTAAGTAAGGAGCTTAAGCAATTAAGAGAAAATTTAAGCGGAAAATTTACTAATGAAGATCAAACACGTTTCAATCCTGCTTATAAACCTGAAAGTTTTATAATGAAACAAGTTTGGCCTGAGCGAACTGATGGTTTATGGTTTTATGGAGAGCAAGCTGTGGTTGATTCAGTTAAAAATCCCTACAAGCAATTTGTTTGGCATGTTACGCAAACTGATCAAAACAGGTTTTTGGTTGAGGTTTTCGCCTTGAACAATCCGAAACAAGTCATAGTTGAATGGAAAGGGAAACCGCCCTTGCTAGCTAATAATATAGATGAATCTAAATTGACAAAAGAAACTTGTGTCATGTATATTGTTCGTAAAACGATGATCGAGTTTACTGGAGGAACACGGGAAAAAACGTGCATTGCAACATTAAACGGTGCTGCATATAAAACCATCGAGTTTTACAGTAGCGAAAGTACTTTGATGTGGTGGGAAAGAGGTTTCAATGCAGGGGAGCAGCTTGTTTTTGGTCCTGAAAAGGGAGGAATTATCTACAGAAAAACTGAACAGTTTAATTATTAA
- a CDS encoding IS1380 family transposase produces MEEIAVSKPYLNLDLKIDFTDKEITPWSGIVLLKKMLDRMEFEAALDRLPLPAPGSNRGYSPHQLIQQFMTSIWCGANKFEHCEVTRHDAVMKQCWGFKQMAGSKAIQRFFNKHTLATNQQIFTPLYQWFFGNLQYDNYTLDVDSTILTRYGGQQGSKKGYNPLKPGRNSHHPLIAFIEETKMVANFWLRSGDSYTSNNFQGFLADTIEKLNGKKIGLFRADSGFYGKEVFEYLEQSPQVGNYIIAARQYKPIQQKLAAQQLWVKVTAGIEVAESTYQSPLWDQPRRLVMVRQQVSERPCATGKTLKLFEDEGIYKNYRYSCFVTDLTLPALQVWNLYRQRANCENRIKELKYDFGADSFNLKNFDATEAALNWVMMAYNFISLFRQVVLNTQVEQRLKTLRYKVFAIGGYMVKNGSQKILKLSLAMKRREWFTGLWNCNKTFDLTKT; encoded by the coding sequence TTGGAGGAAATTGCAGTAAGTAAACCTTATTTGAACTTGGACCTGAAAATTGACTTTACAGACAAAGAAATAACGCCCTGGTCGGGCATTGTTTTACTGAAAAAAATGCTGGACAGGATGGAGTTTGAAGCAGCCTTGGATCGGTTGCCATTGCCAGCCCCAGGGTCAAACCGGGGCTATTCCCCGCATCAACTCATCCAACAGTTTATGACCAGCATATGGTGTGGGGCCAACAAGTTTGAACATTGCGAGGTAACACGCCATGATGCGGTAATGAAACAATGCTGGGGTTTCAAACAAATGGCAGGCAGTAAAGCCATCCAGCGCTTTTTCAACAAACATACCCTGGCCACCAACCAGCAGATCTTCACCCCTTTATACCAATGGTTTTTTGGCAATCTGCAGTATGATAATTACACCCTGGATGTCGACTCCACCATCCTTACCCGATACGGCGGGCAACAGGGTAGTAAAAAAGGATACAACCCCCTTAAGCCCGGCCGCAACAGTCATCATCCATTAATCGCCTTTATTGAGGAAACAAAAATGGTCGCCAATTTTTGGCTGCGAAGCGGCGACAGCTATACGAGCAATAATTTCCAAGGCTTTTTAGCCGATACGATAGAAAAACTAAACGGTAAAAAAATAGGCTTATTCAGGGCCGACAGTGGATTTTACGGTAAAGAAGTATTTGAGTATCTGGAGCAAAGTCCACAAGTGGGCAACTACATCATTGCCGCCCGGCAGTACAAACCGATCCAACAAAAACTCGCCGCACAACAGCTGTGGGTAAAAGTTACCGCTGGTATCGAAGTGGCCGAAAGCACTTATCAAAGTCCCCTGTGGGATCAACCCAGAAGGCTGGTCATGGTCCGCCAGCAAGTCAGTGAACGCCCCTGTGCAACGGGCAAAACGCTGAAACTATTTGAAGACGAGGGCATTTATAAAAATTACCGCTACAGTTGTTTTGTCACCGATTTAACCCTGCCGGCGCTTCAGGTGTGGAATCTGTACCGGCAAAGGGCCAATTGCGAAAACCGGATCAAAGAACTGAAATACGATTTTGGGGCAGACAGCTTCAATCTTAAAAACTTTGATGCTACCGAAGCGGCCCTGAACTGGGTGATGATGGCCTATAACTTCATCAGCCTTTTCAGGCAGGTCGTGCTTAATACCCAAGTAGAACAACGCCTGAAAACATTACGCTACAAGGTGTTTGCCATTGGCGGGTATATGGTAAAAAACGGCAGCCAGAAAATCCTAAAACTGTCGCTAGCCATGAAACGAAGAGAATGGTTTACCGGCCTATGGAATTGCAATAAAACGTTTGACTTGACAAAAACTTAA
- the gcvP gene encoding aminomethyl-transferring glycine dehydrogenase yields the protein MKLDISYKEAFESRHIAPNTEDTQKMLKVIGVDSIDQLINETVPQKIRLKQPLNLPPAKTEFEYLASLKQTASKNKVFKSYIGRGYYDNYTPNVILRNILENPGWYTQYTPYQAEIAQGRLQALLNFQTMIIDLTGMEIANASLLDEGTAAAEAMFMQYSLRKNAGANVFFVSQEVLPQTIDILMTRSKPLGIELLIGDHETVELSENMFGAIVQYPAANGEVYDYTEFGNKCHAKNIKITVAADILSLALLTPPSEFGADIVVGSAQRFGVPMGYGGPHAAFFATKEEYKRSMPGRIIGVTIDAQGNQALRMALQTREQHIRRDKATSNICTAQALLAIMASMYGVYHGQEGVKKIANRTHAMAVLLRDSLTSLGYNVLTKVFFDTIKVDAGSNVGSIHKEAVDAEMNFYYKGSKVGIAVDETTSIEDIKTIVKVFAKVVGKNLNDVDVDGFAAKLESPLVESLQRKSPFFTHPIFNTHHSEHEMLRYIKNLENKDLSLNHSMISLGSCTMKLNATAEMIPVTWAEFGKLHPFAPTDQVGGYAQMISELEQWLCEITGFAGASLQPNSGAQGEYTGLMVIRAYHESRGHHNRNVILIPSSAHGTNPASAAIAGFKIVITKCDENGNIDVEDLRAKAIEHKDDLAGLMVTYPSTHGVFEEAIIEICQIIHDNGGQVYMDGANMNAQVGLTSPANIGADVCHLNLHKTFCIPHGGGGPGMGPICVAKHLAPFLPGHSVVQTGGDNAIHAVSSAPWGSASILVISHAYIAMMGAEGLTNATKYAILNANYIKSRLENDYKVLYSGANGRCAHEMILDCRSFKNFGIEVTDIAKRLMDYGFHAPTVSFPVPGTVMIEPTESEPKVELDRFCDAMISIKHEINEVEQGKADKNDNVLKNAPHTAAVITANEWEHSYSRQKAAFPLHWVAANKFWPSVARVNDTYGDRTLVCSCPPIESYMEESVETN from the coding sequence ATGAAGTTAGATATCAGCTACAAAGAGGCTTTTGAAAGCCGTCATATTGCTCCGAATACGGAAGATACTCAAAAGATGTTGAAGGTAATCGGAGTTGATTCAATTGATCAGTTAATTAATGAAACTGTTCCTCAAAAAATCAGGTTAAAGCAGCCGTTAAATCTACCTCCGGCAAAAACAGAGTTTGAATACCTGGCTAGCCTGAAGCAAACCGCATCTAAAAATAAAGTTTTCAAATCGTATATCGGTCGTGGTTATTACGATAACTATACACCAAATGTAATTTTGCGTAACATCCTTGAAAATCCGGGATGGTACACACAGTATACTCCTTACCAGGCAGAGATTGCTCAAGGTCGTTTACAAGCGTTGCTGAATTTCCAAACCATGATTATTGATCTTACCGGTATGGAGATTGCCAACGCTTCGTTGTTAGATGAAGGTACTGCTGCTGCCGAGGCAATGTTTATGCAATATTCATTGCGTAAAAATGCCGGCGCAAATGTGTTCTTTGTTTCTCAAGAGGTATTACCTCAAACTATCGATATCTTAATGACCCGCTCTAAACCATTGGGTATTGAGTTGTTGATTGGCGATCATGAAACTGTTGAATTATCAGAAAACATGTTTGGAGCAATCGTTCAATACCCTGCTGCTAACGGCGAGGTATATGATTACACCGAATTTGGCAATAAATGCCATGCTAAAAACATTAAGATTACAGTAGCTGCTGATATTTTAAGTTTAGCTTTATTGACACCTCCATCTGAGTTTGGTGCTGATATCGTTGTAGGTTCAGCTCAGCGTTTTGGTGTTCCAATGGGTTACGGAGGCCCTCATGCAGCATTCTTCGCTACTAAAGAAGAGTATAAGCGTTCTATGCCTGGTCGTATTATTGGGGTAACAATTGACGCTCAGGGCAATCAGGCTTTGCGTATGGCTTTGCAAACCCGCGAGCAACACATCCGCAGAGATAAAGCTACTTCAAATATTTGTACTGCTCAGGCCTTATTAGCGATCATGGCTTCAATGTATGGTGTGTACCATGGTCAGGAAGGTGTGAAGAAAATTGCTAACCGTACACATGCTATGGCTGTGCTATTAAGAGATTCATTAACTTCTCTTGGTTACAATGTTTTAACTAAAGTATTCTTTGATACCATTAAAGTTGATGCCGGTAGCAATGTGGGCTCAATTCATAAAGAAGCAGTTGATGCTGAGATGAACTTCTATTATAAAGGTTCTAAAGTAGGTATTGCTGTAGATGAAACTACTTCAATTGAAGACATTAAAACTATTGTTAAGGTATTCGCCAAAGTAGTAGGTAAAAACTTAAACGATGTTGATGTTGATGGATTTGCTGCTAAATTGGAATCTCCACTGGTTGAAAGTCTTCAGCGCAAATCTCCATTCTTTACGCACCCTATATTCAATACGCACCACTCAGAGCATGAAATGTTGCGTTATATCAAGAACTTAGAGAATAAAGACCTTTCATTGAATCACTCAATGATCTCTTTGGGTTCTTGTACCATGAAATTGAATGCAACAGCCGAAATGATTCCGGTTACTTGGGCGGAGTTTGGAAAACTACACCCATTTGCTCCAACTGATCAAGTGGGCGGTTATGCACAAATGATTTCTGAATTAGAGCAATGGTTATGCGAAATTACCGGTTTTGCCGGAGCTAGTTTACAGCCTAACTCAGGTGCACAAGGTGAGTATACTGGGTTAATGGTTATCCGTGCTTATCACGAAAGTCGTGGACACCACAACCGTAATGTAATTTTGATTCCTTCATCGGCTCACGGAACAAATCCTGCTTCTGCTGCAATTGCAGGATTCAAAATTGTAATTACCAAGTGTGATGAAAATGGAAACATCGATGTAGAAGATCTTCGTGCTAAAGCTATTGAGCATAAAGATGATTTGGCTGGATTAATGGTTACTTATCCGTCAACTCATGGTGTGTTTGAAGAAGCTATCATTGAAATTTGTCAAATCATACATGATAATGGTGGTCAAGTTTACATGGACGGTGCTAATATGAATGCTCAGGTTGGATTAACCAGTCCTGCAAACATTGGAGCCGACGTTTGTCACTTGAACCTTCATAAAACTTTCTGTATCCCTCATGGAGGAGGAGGTCCTGGTATGGGTCCAATTTGTGTTGCAAAACACCTTGCTCCATTCTTACCAGGTCACTCCGTTGTTCAAACCGGAGGTGATAATGCTATCCATGCAGTTTCTTCTGCTCCATGGGGTAGTGCAAGTATTTTGGTTATTTCACATGCTTACATTGCTATGATGGGAGCTGAAGGTTTAACCAATGCTACAAAATATGCTATACTAAACGCCAATTATATCAAGTCTCGTTTAGAGAATGATTATAAAGTATTGTATTCAGGTGCAAATGGTCGTTGTGCTCACGAAATGATTTTGGATTGTCGTTCATTCAAAAACTTTGGTATTGAAGTAACTGATATCGCTAAACGCTTAATGGACTATGGTTTCCACGCTCCTACAGTTTCATTCCCTGTGCCTGGAACCGTAATGATTGAACCTACGGAGTCGGAGCCAAAAGTGGAGTTAGATCGTTTTTGTGATGCAATGATTTCTATTAAACATGAGATCAATGAAGTAGAACAAGGTAAAGCTGATAAAAATGATAACGTGTTGAAGAATGCTCCGCATACCGCTGCTGTAATTACTGCAAATGAGTGGGAACATTCATATAGTCGTCAAAAAGCTGCTTTCCCATTGCACTGGGTTGCTGCAAATAAATTCTGGCCTTCAGTAGCAAGGGTAAATGATACTTACGGTGACAGAACATTAGTTTGTTCATGTCCTCCAATTGAAAGTTATATGGAGGAGTCAGTTGAGACAAATTAA
- a CDS encoding class I SAM-dependent methyltransferase, translated as MKDIFSGIAKEYSQFRPGYPEELFDFLLQQVNNRKLAWDCGTGNGQVAVKLANYFDQVYATDISENQLLNALKKENITYQCAAAEHTTFSNSTFDLITVAQAIHWFNFEQFYTEVKRTLKPNGIIAVIGYGLLKTEPQTNTLINYFYNDVLGSYWDDERKYIDEGYQTIPFPFKEINAPTFTNTYHWTKEQFIGYLNTWSAVQHYISKNGENPLDLIEKELNSFWKNDEVKAVTFPILLRIGKYDAPSHSSPS; from the coding sequence ATGAAAGACATTTTCTCCGGCATTGCAAAAGAGTATTCTCAGTTTAGGCCGGGATACCCCGAAGAATTGTTTGATTTTTTACTCCAGCAAGTAAATAACCGAAAGCTCGCCTGGGATTGCGGCACCGGAAACGGACAAGTTGCTGTGAAGCTTGCTAATTACTTTGATCAAGTTTATGCAACCGATATTAGTGAAAATCAGCTTTTAAATGCTTTAAAAAAAGAAAATATAACTTACCAATGCGCAGCAGCAGAACATACTACTTTCAGTAATTCAACATTTGATCTTATTACAGTTGCACAAGCTATCCATTGGTTTAATTTTGAGCAGTTTTACACAGAAGTAAAGCGCACCTTAAAACCCAATGGAATTATAGCCGTAATCGGTTACGGCCTATTAAAAACAGAACCTCAAACCAACACCTTGATCAATTACTTTTACAACGATGTTCTTGGCTCCTATTGGGATGACGAGCGAAAATACATCGATGAAGGATATCAAACAATTCCATTTCCTTTTAAAGAAATAAATGCCCCTACATTTACGAACACCTACCATTGGACCAAAGAACAGTTTATCGGTTATTTAAATACCTGGTCAGCTGTGCAACATTACATTAGCAAGAATGGAGAAAATCCTCTAGATTTAATTGAAAAAGAGCTAAATTCTTTTTGGAAAAACGATGAAGTAAAAGCCGTCACTTTTCCAATATTACTTCGCATTGGAAAGTATGACGCTCCTAGTCACTCATCACCCAGCTAA
- a CDS encoding helix-turn-helix domain-containing protein, producing MILNEETIRLILGLKIRSSRADKGISLTELAQQTGVSVSYLNEIEKGKKHPKPSKIALIADALDVPYDQLVSLEIDKKLLAVARLLSSEVMKELPLEHFGIDTSTLVDVFATAPAKFGAFVNTLIEIARSRDISVEQFYFDALRSYQEMRENYFGDLEQLASGFIEDKNIDCSSDNLLKQLEKILLTDYSIVVKYTLQQHESFKQLRSLYDFNNKELLINADLSIEQKAFVLAKEIGFQLLNIENRSYTSAWVKAESFDAVLNNFRTSYFAGALLVSCDQLIEDMEGFFAQRKWSAERLNAIMRQYMATPEVFMYRLTSILPKFFGLNQLFFLKFDLDKSETEVHLSKELHLSGLHNPHASFMNEHYCNRWISIWLLNDLENAPEEQWISGIQRSSYVDSTNEYLLFSVARRSQNQKSTVSIGLLINATLAQKVKFLNDETIPRRLVNITCERCRLSDCEVRGAEPKIYLQQQQQEQLMIAIQEYLTK from the coding sequence TTGATACTTAACGAAGAAACGATACGGCTTATTTTGGGGTTGAAAATCCGTAGCTCAAGGGCTGATAAGGGCATTTCACTGACCGAACTGGCACAACAAACAGGTGTTTCGGTGTCCTACCTCAATGAAATTGAGAAAGGGAAAAAACACCCTAAGCCCAGCAAAATAGCTTTAATCGCCGATGCATTAGATGTGCCCTATGACCAACTGGTCTCATTGGAGATTGATAAAAAACTATTGGCTGTTGCTCGCTTGCTAAGCTCTGAGGTGATGAAGGAGCTTCCTCTTGAGCATTTTGGTATTGATACTTCAACCTTGGTTGATGTGTTTGCCACAGCTCCGGCAAAATTCGGAGCTTTCGTAAATACATTGATAGAGATAGCACGAAGCAGAGATATCAGTGTTGAACAGTTTTATTTTGATGCACTCCGCTCGTATCAGGAAATGCGGGAAAATTATTTTGGAGACTTAGAACAGCTTGCTTCAGGCTTTATAGAAGATAAAAATATAGATTGCTCCTCTGATAATTTGTTAAAACAGCTTGAGAAAATTCTTCTTACGGATTATTCAATAGTAGTAAAATATACACTGCAGCAGCATGAATCCTTTAAGCAGCTTCGCTCTTTATATGATTTCAATAATAAAGAACTACTGATAAATGCAGATTTAAGTATCGAACAAAAAGCTTTTGTTTTGGCAAAAGAAATTGGGTTTCAATTGCTGAATATTGAAAATCGTTCATATACTTCGGCCTGGGTAAAGGCGGAGTCGTTTGACGCGGTTCTGAACAATTTCAGGACTTCTTATTTTGCAGGGGCACTTCTTGTTTCATGTGATCAGCTGATTGAAGACATGGAAGGTTTCTTTGCCCAAAGAAAATGGTCGGCCGAACGATTAAATGCCATTATGCGGCAATATATGGCAACTCCAGAGGTGTTCATGTACCGTTTAACGAGTATTCTTCCCAAATTCTTCGGACTTAATCAGCTTTTCTTTCTTAAATTTGACCTAGATAAATCAGAAACGGAAGTTCATCTATCCAAAGAACTCCATCTTTCAGGATTGCATAATCCACATGCTAGCTTTATGAATGAGCATTACTGCAATCGCTGGATTTCAATTTGGTTGTTAAATGATTTGGAAAATGCACCTGAAGAGCAATGGATCTCAGGTATTCAACGCTCTTCTTATGTTGATTCAACCAATGAATATTTACTGTTCAGTGTGGCAAGACGCTCTCAAAATCAAAAAAGTACGGTTAGTATTGGCTTATTGATTAATGCCACCTTAGCACAAAAGGTGAAGTTCTTAAATGATGAAACCATTCCGCGACGTTTAGTAAATATTACCTGTGAACGCTGCCGTTTATCTGATTGTGAAGTGCGTGGGGCCGAACCCAAAATTTACCTGCAACAACAGCAACAAGAGCAATTAATGATTGCAATTCAAGAATATTTAACCAAATAG
- a CDS encoding pyridoxine 5'-phosphate synthase has product MPKLSVNINKVATIRNARGGNNPDVIKVALDCERFGAQGITVHPRPDERHIRYQDCIDLKPLLTTEFNIEGRPDERFMDLVLTVKPAQVTLVPDAPDAITSNAGWDTIRHRSYLKDIIAEFKANGIRTSIFVDPVIDMLDGAAETGTDRIELYTEAYATGYHQNKEEVIKPYLDAAKLAAELGLGVNAGHDLDLHNLKYLKDNMPELLEVSIGHALICDALYLGLENTIQQYLRQLR; this is encoded by the coding sequence ATGCCAAAGTTAAGTGTCAATATTAATAAAGTAGCCACCATTCGTAACGCTAGAGGTGGAAATAATCCCGATGTTATAAAAGTGGCCCTTGATTGTGAACGTTTTGGAGCACAGGGTATTACAGTACATCCACGGCCGGATGAGCGCCATATCCGCTATCAGGACTGCATTGATCTAAAGCCATTGTTAACTACAGAATTTAATATAGAGGGTCGGCCAGATGAGCGTTTTATGGATTTGGTGTTAACCGTGAAACCTGCACAGGTAACATTAGTGCCGGATGCCCCGGATGCAATTACTTCTAATGCAGGTTGGGACACCATTCGTCATCGTTCTTATTTGAAAGATATAATTGCGGAGTTTAAAGCAAATGGTATTCGAACCTCAATTTTTGTTGATCCGGTGATCGATATGTTAGACGGCGCTGCAGAAACGGGTACTGATCGTATTGAGTTATACACGGAGGCTTATGCAACAGGTTACCATCAAAATAAGGAAGAAGTTATCAAGCCTTATTTGGATGCGGCTAAACTGGCTGCAGAGTTAGGTTTAGGGGTAAATGCCGGTCATGATTTGGACTTACACAACTTGAAATACCTAAAAGACAATATGCCTGAATTGCTGGAAGTTTCTATAGGACATGCATTAATCTGTGATGCATTGTATTTAGGGCTTGAAAATACAATTCAGCAGTACTTGCGTCAATTAAGGTAG